Proteins encoded within one genomic window of Candidatus Nezhaarchaeota archaeon:
- a CDS encoding TATA-box-binding protein, with amino-acid sequence MTKPRYKIENVVASVTLNQTIDLNAIAGAIFKAEYNPDQFPGLVYRLDRPKTATLIFSSGKMVCTGGKSEKDVYRTVRKIIQELKAHKIVIIGEPKIQIQNIVASASLGAEINLEKAAYLLENAMYEPEQFPGLIYRMEDEGVVILLFSSGKMVITGAKKEEDVKRAVNKIYEKLKELGVLYVKE; translated from the coding sequence TTGACTAAGCCGAGGTATAAAATAGAGAATGTCGTGGCTTCTGTAACCCTTAATCAAACTATAGATCTGAACGCCATAGCTGGAGCAATATTCAAAGCTGAATACAATCCTGATCAATTTCCTGGACTCGTTTACAGGCTTGATAGACCGAAGACTGCGACCCTTATCTTTAGCTCTGGGAAAATGGTTTGTACTGGAGGCAAATCTGAGAAAGATGTTTACAGGACTGTTAGGAAGATCATTCAGGAGCTAAAGGCTCACAAGATAGTTATAATTGGAGAACCTAAAATTCAGATTCAGAACATAGTTGCTTCAGCCAGTCTTGGTGCTGAGATAAACTTGGAGAAAGCTGCGTATCTACTTGAGAACGCTATGTATGAGCCTGAGCAGTTTCCAGGCTTGATATATCGCATGGAAGATGAAGGTGTAGTAATACTCCTCTTCAGCTCGGGCAAGATGGTCATAACTGGAGCCAAGAAGGAGGAAGATGTTAAGAGAGCCGTCAATAAGATCTACGAGAAGCTTAAGGAGCTAGGTGTGCTCTACGTTAAGGAGTAG